CCGCGTCCAGGGCAAATGCCCGCAGGCTGGGGCTGTCGAGGCGTGGCAGAAGGATGGCGCCCTGGTCGTCCTTGAGGAATTGCCCGTTTTCGTCCACCACCGGTGCGCCTTCGCGACTGCCGATACCCAGTATCAGCAACTGCGGGGAGCGGCCGTTCAACGTCTGGCGGATGCCGTCCCGCTCCTGCTCGCTGAGGGCCGAGGTGATGAGCAGCAAGCGGCCCTGGCCCAATTCGCCCTGATCCAGCAGTTTGAGGGCCCTGGCAACCGCCAGGTCGGCCCGATGCCCGGGTTGCGGCATGATGGACGGCTTGAGGGCCTCAAGCAGGTTGCGGCTGGTGGCGAAGTCATCGGACAGCGGCACCAAGGTGTGAGCACTGCCGGCGTAGACGATCACGGCGGTCTGGGCGTCCATGCGGTTTTGCAGCAGGTCGTAGATTTTGCGCCGCGCCTGTTCCAGCCGGTTGGGCGAGCTGTCGGTGGCGAGCATCTCGGGGGTCAGTTCGAGCATGATCACCAGCGGGTCGGCAGGTTTTTGCGTGGACTGTTCGACCCTTTGCCAGCTGGGCCCGAGCAACGCCAGCAGGGCCAACAGCCAGCCGAGGCCGAGGGCGATCCACGGCAACTTGCTGTTGCGGCCATTGCCACCGCTGAGCAGGACGCGATGAAAGGCGACCGGCAGGATCATCTGCCAGCGGCCTGCGCGTTTTTCCCGGTGCCAGCGTTTCCACAGCAGCCAGCCGAGCAGCGGCAGGATCAGCAGCCATTCGGGGCGGAACCAGTGCGGCCAGAGCGCGCTCATCGGCGCCTCCGCAGGCGCAGGCGCTTGAGGCGCGCGCGCCAGTCAGGATGTTGCTGCAGAAAACGCTCCTTGCTCAGCCAGCGTTGCACGGGGCTGTTGGGCCATAGTTCACGGATTACCAGCAGCACGCTCAGCAGCAGGGCCGCTGCCAGTGGCCAGCTGTAGAGCGACTGCGCCGGGCGGGCCTGGGTGGGTTGCTGAGCCACGGGTTCAAGCTGGTCGAGGGTGTCCTTGATGGTCGCCAGTTCGCCGCCATCGCGGGCGCGGAAGTATTGGCCACCGGTGATTTTGGCGATCTCTTCGAGCGCCGGCTCATCGAGGTCGACCCCCGGATTGATGGTGAACATGCCCTTGCTGCTGCTTTCTTGTGGATCGGCGCCAATGCCGATCGGGTAAATTTTTACCCCTTCCTCGGCAGCCAGGCGTGCAGCGGTCAGCGGGTCGATCTGGCCTCCGTTGTTGGCACCGTCGGTGATCAGGATCAACACCCGGCTCTGTGCCGGGCGCTGGCGCAAGCGTTTGAGGGCCAGGCCGATGGCGTCGCCGATGGCGGTGTTTTTACCGGCGATGCCGATGCGTGCTTCGTCAAGCCAGGTATGGACGGTGTGACGGTCGAAGGTCAGGGGCGCCTGCAGGTAAGCCTGGCTGCCGAACAGAATCAGCCCCACGCGGTCGCCTTCACGTTTTTCCAGGAAGTCCCCCAGCAGGCTTTTGACCAGGTCCAGGCGGGTGACGTCTTCGCCTTGCCATTGCATATCGGGGTAGTCCATCGACCCGGAGACATCCACAGCCACCAGCAGGTCACGGCCGCTGGCGGCGATGGGCAGCGGTTCGCCCAGCCATTGCGGGCGGGCGGCGGCCGTCAGCAGCAACAGCCACAACAGCACATAGGGCGTTTGCTGGCGCCAGGAGGGCAGCGTTGCGCGTGCCTTGCGCCGGGAGAGTTCTTCCAGGTCGCTCAAAAAGCTGACTTGCAACGCCGCCTCGCCGCTGTCGGCGGCAGGCAGCAGGCGGCGCATCAGCCAGGGCAGAGGCAGCAGGGCGAAGAGCCACGGCCAGGCAAATTCAAACATGTTTGCGAATCCAGGTTTCAACCGCCTGATTGAGCCCGGCGATGGCTTTGTCATCAAGCTTGCATTCGGGCTTGTAGGCGCCCTCGACCAGCACCATCCAGCGTGTCAGGCCGGCAGCCGGGCAGCGGTTGTCGAGGAACGCCAGCCATTTGCGGCCATTGAGGGTATGGCTCTGGCTGTAGGGGTAGTGGTTGCGGCACAGGCGTTTGAGCAGGCCGTTGAGTTGTTGCAGCCAGGCACCGGCGGGTGCGCCGTCGTAGGGCTTGGGAAAGCGTGCCAGTTCTTCCAGGGCCGCCAGCCGGACCGGGTCCAGGGGTTGCTCGGCCCGGCGCGGCAGGCGTTTGGCGGGCAGATAGCGACGCAGCCACCACAGGCCCCAACCGAGCAGGGGAAGCACAATCAGCAGCAGCCACCAGCCCGGCGCTGGCGGCCAAAGACCAATCGGCGCAGGCGGGATCAGGGGTTGCAGCTGTTCAAGTTCTTTCATAGGGCTTTGCCGGGGCGTTTGGCGTTCAGGTATTCACGCAGTTGTTCGACCATTTCACTTTGGGTGCTGAGCGGCATCAGCATGACCCGCAGTTTTTGCGCCAGCAGTTCCCAGCGGGCGATGCGGGCCTCGCCCTGGGCACGGTACGCCTGGCGCAGATCGTAATTGAGCGTGTCGAGCTCAAGCTGGGCGCCGCGTTCGGCAAAGCGCAACAACCCGGCAGCGGGCAGGGCGTGGTCCAGGGGATCGGACAGCGGCAGCAGCATCAGATCGCAATGGCGCGCCAGCAGGCTCAGCTGCTGCTCGGCAGCGTCGGTGAGTGCCCGCTCATCGCAGATCACGATCACCAGGCTCCCGGGGCGCAGCACTTCACGGGCACGGATCAGGGCCATGCCCAGGGCGTCGCGGTCCGATTGCACTTCGGTGTGCAGCGATTGATTGACCCGCACCAGGCGGTTGAGCAGTTGCAGCAGGCTCTGTTTACTGCGCCGGGGTTTGATTTCGTAGTGTTCGTGGTCGCCAAACACCAGCCCGCCGACGCGGTCGTTATGGCCCAGCGCGGCCCAGCCGATGAGGCTGGCAGCCTGGGCGGCCAGCACCGACTTGAACATCAGCCCCGAGCCGAAAAACAGTCGCCGGCTTTGTTCGGCGAGGATGAAAATCGGCCGCTCGCGTTCCTCATGGAACATTTTGGTGTGGGGTTCCTGGGTGCGAGCCGTGACGCGCCAGTCGATGGTGCGCACATCGTCCCCGGCCTGGTACACCCGCACCTGGTCGAAGTCGACCCCGCGCCCGCGCAGTTTTGAGTGATGCAGCCCCACCAGCGGGCTGCGCTGGCTGGGGGAGGCGAACAGTTGCACTTCGCGCACCCGATGCCGCATTTCGATCAGCTCGGCGAGGGTGACGCGGATGCCGGGTTCGGCGGGCAGGGGGCTGTTCATCGGTCAGGCAACGGCAACGACGTCGAGGATGCGCTGTACCACGCGGTCCTGATCGATACCGGCGGCTTCGGCTTCAAACGACAGAATGATGCGATGACGCAGCACGTCAAACAGCACGGCCTGGATGTCTTCGGGGCTGACGAAGTCGCGTCCGGCCAGCCAGGCATGGGCCCGCGCGCAGCGATCCAGGGCAATCGACCCGCGGGGGCTGGCGCCGTAGGCGATCCAGTCGGCCATTTCGGGGTCGAACTTGCCCGGGGTGCGGGTGGCCATCACCAGTTGCACCAGGTATTCCTCCACGGCATCGGCCATGTACAGACCGAGGATTTCCTTGCGTGCGGCGAAGATGGCTTGCTGGCTGACCCGGCGCTCGGGCTTGGTTTCGCCGTTGAGGGCTTCACCACGGGCCTGTTGCAGGATACGGCGCTCTACGGCGGCATCCGGGAAACCGATTTTGACGTGCATCAGGAAACGGTCGAGCTGGGCTTCTGGCAGCGGGTAGGTGCCTTCCTGCTCGATGGGGTTTTGCGTGGCCATCACCAGAAACAGCGGCGACAGCTCGTAGGTGCTGCGCCCGACGCTGACCTGACGCTCGGCCATGGCTTCGAGCAGGGCCGACTGTACCTTGGCCGGGGCGCGGTTGATTTCATCCGCCAGCACCAGGTTGTGAAAAATCGGGCCTTGCTGGAACACGAAACTGCCGGTTTCCGGGCGATAGATCTCGGTGCCGGTGATGTCGGCGGGCAGCAGGTCGGGGGTGAACTGGATTCGATGGAATTGCGCTTCAATGCCCTCAGCCAGCTCTTTGATCGCCTTGGTCTTGGCCAGACCGGGCGCACCTTCGACCAGCATGTGGCCGTCAGCCAACAGTGCGATCAGCAGACGGTCAATCAACTTTTCCTGACCGAGAATCTGGGTTGAAAGAAAGGTTCGCAGCGCAAGCAGCGCTTCACGATGTTCCATCGATGACTGTTCCTGAAAAGGACACCAACGGCGCAAGAATTACGCCGGGGCTGGGGGCGTTACTTTAATCCATTGCGGGCGCTACGGACTAATGGCGGTGGGGCTTTTTGTAGGAAAAATCTTAAATCTTCAGGATTGTTGAGAATGACACTCATCTGTGCGTGATTCTTGTAGCCGCTGAGGAGCGAAGCGAGGCTGCGATCGGCTGCGCAGCAGTCGTAAATCCGGGCAGCCCGATAGTTCAGATACACCGCGGCTATCGGATTTGCGACCGCTTCGCGCTCGATCGCAGCCTCGCTTCGCTCTTCAGCGGCAACAGGGTTAATAGAGTTAAAGAGTTAAAGGGTTATAGGCCATAAAAGCTGTGGGCATTGTGCCATAGGGCCTTGTGTGCGCCGTCTTCGCCCAGAGCGTCGACCAGCAGGGTGATGTCGTTGTTGTCAAATGCACGGGGCGCACGGGTGGAGGGCAGGTCCGTGCCAAACATCAGCGCGTGGGGGTTGGCACTGTGGATCTGTTGCAGCACCTGCGGCACGGCAAAATCGACCCGGCCAAAGCCGCACGCCTTGATCCGTACGCCGTGCTCAGCCAGGCGCAACAGGCTGGGCAGGCCTTCGTGGCTTAATCCCAGATGATCGATGCTCAATGCTGGCAAGCGTCGCAGGCGGGCTTCAATACCGGCCAGCTCGCGAGAATCGATGTACAGCTCCGAATGCCAGCCGACTTGCTCATGCACGCGCACAGCCAATGATTCGAGCTGGTCGAGTTGCTCTGATCCACCGCGCTTGAGGTTGAAGCGCAGGGCGCGCACGCCGTGCTGGTGCAAGCTGTGCAGTTCTGCATCAGTAACGCTGGCCGCAAGTTGAGTGACGCCCACAAAGCCCGGCCCCAGACGCTTTAACGCAGCAATCAGGTAAGTCTGATCAAACCCCTGAAAGGAACCCGAAACCACGGCGCCGCCGACGATGCCCAATGGTTCTGCTCGCGACAGGTAGTCATCGACACTGAAAAAATCAGGCAGATAGCCGTTGTTGGGTATCAACGGGTAAGCGCGGTCAATGATGTGGCAGTGAGCGTCGAAGATCGGTGGCATGTTGGTGAACTCTGGTGGAAGTGCATAACTGTGGGAGCGAGCCTGCTCGCGATGCAGGCGACGTGGTCTGCCTGGCCCACCGCACTGATACCATCGCGAGCAGGCTCGTTCCCACACTGTGGACTGCCCTGCAAGGTTCTCTTGCTCAGTGAGGGTTATTTCAATTCGCTGATGTAGGTGCCGGTGCCTTTAAGGATGTTTTGCAGGGTTTCTTCGACTTCGGCCAGGTCGGCAGCCGCCGTGTTGTGGCTGATTTCCAGAACGTCGTCGCCTTTCAATACATCGGTATCGCCCGCGCCGATTTCGATCAGCAGGCGGGTAGGGCTCAGGGTGACTTTGATCCCGTCCAGCGTCGAAGGCTCGTCGTCGAGGGTGATTTCCAGCTCGTCTTCGTCAGGGTAGCGGGTCATCAGGAACATCTCGCCCTGATCCGTGTGGC
This genomic stretch from Pseudomonas deceptionensis harbors:
- a CDS encoding AAA family ATPase, with amino-acid sequence MEHREALLALRTFLSTQILGQEKLIDRLLIALLADGHMLVEGAPGLAKTKAIKELAEGIEAQFHRIQFTPDLLPADITGTEIYRPETGSFVFQQGPIFHNLVLADEINRAPAKVQSALLEAMAERQVSVGRSTYELSPLFLVMATQNPIEQEGTYPLPEAQLDRFLMHVKIGFPDAAVERRILQQARGEALNGETKPERRVSQQAIFAARKEILGLYMADAVEEYLVQLVMATRTPGKFDPEMADWIAYGASPRGSIALDRCARAHAWLAGRDFVSPEDIQAVLFDVLRHRIILSFEAEAAGIDQDRVVQRILDVVAVA
- a CDS encoding amidohydrolase family protein gives rise to the protein MPPIFDAHCHIIDRAYPLIPNNGYLPDFFSVDDYLSRAEPLGIVGGAVVSGSFQGFDQTYLIAALKRLGPGFVGVTQLAASVTDAELHSLHQHGVRALRFNLKRGGSEQLDQLESLAVRVHEQVGWHSELYIDSRELAGIEARLRRLPALSIDHLGLSHEGLPSLLRLAEHGVRIKACGFGRVDFAVPQVLQQIHSANPHALMFGTDLPSTRAPRAFDNNDITLLVDALGEDGAHKALWHNAHSFYGL
- a CDS encoding DUF4381 domain-containing protein gives rise to the protein MKELEQLQPLIPPAPIGLWPPAPGWWLLLIVLPLLGWGLWWLRRYLPAKRLPRRAEQPLDPVRLAALEELARFPKPYDGAPAGAWLQQLNGLLKRLCRNHYPYSQSHTLNGRKWLAFLDNRCPAAGLTRWMVLVEGAYKPECKLDDKAIAGLNQAVETWIRKHV
- a CDS encoding DUF58 domain-containing protein, producing MNSPLPAEPGIRVTLAELIEMRHRVREVQLFASPSQRSPLVGLHHSKLRGRGVDFDQVRVYQAGDDVRTIDWRVTARTQEPHTKMFHEERERPIFILAEQSRRLFFGSGLMFKSVLAAQAASLIGWAALGHNDRVGGLVFGDHEHYEIKPRRSKQSLLQLLNRLVRVNQSLHTEVQSDRDALGMALIRAREVLRPGSLVIVICDERALTDAAEQQLSLLARHCDLMLLPLSDPLDHALPAAGLLRFAERGAQLELDTLNYDLRQAYRAQGEARIARWELLAQKLRVMLMPLSTQSEMVEQLREYLNAKRPGKAL
- a CDS encoding vWA domain-containing protein — its product is MFEFAWPWLFALLPLPWLMRRLLPAADSGEAALQVSFLSDLEELSRRKARATLPSWRQQTPYVLLWLLLLTAAARPQWLGEPLPIAASGRDLLVAVDVSGSMDYPDMQWQGEDVTRLDLVKSLLGDFLEKREGDRVGLILFGSQAYLQAPLTFDRHTVHTWLDEARIGIAGKNTAIGDAIGLALKRLRQRPAQSRVLILITDGANNGGQIDPLTAARLAAEEGVKIYPIGIGADPQESSSKGMFTINPGVDLDEPALEEIAKITGGQYFRARDGGELATIKDTLDQLEPVAQQPTQARPAQSLYSWPLAAALLLSVLLVIRELWPNSPVQRWLSKERFLQQHPDWRARLKRLRLRRRR